From one Novosphingobium sp. genomic stretch:
- a CDS encoding riboflavin synthase, which yields MFTGIVTAIGTIREAKQEGDLTAIITCPYDPEGIAIGASIACSGVCLTVVDKGGVEGDGWFTVNISGETLARSVPAHWVEGARLNLETALKLGDELGGHIVTGHVDGVGSVVSITPIGDSLRFEIAAPRDLAPYIAAKGSITVNGVSLTVNEVVDQADGTCHFALNIIPHTAAVTTIGALAVGDQVNLEIDVLARYLKRMQALKG from the coding sequence ATGTTCACCGGCATAGTCACCGCCATCGGCACCATCCGCGAGGCCAAGCAGGAAGGCGACCTGACCGCCATCATCACCTGCCCCTACGATCCCGAAGGCATCGCCATCGGCGCATCGATCGCCTGCTCGGGCGTGTGCCTGACCGTGGTGGACAAGGGCGGCGTCGAAGGCGACGGCTGGTTCACCGTCAACATCTCGGGCGAGACTCTGGCCCGCTCGGTGCCCGCGCATTGGGTTGAAGGCGCAAGGCTCAACCTCGAAACCGCGCTGAAACTGGGCGACGAACTGGGCGGCCATATCGTGACCGGCCATGTCGATGGCGTGGGGTCGGTGGTCTCCATCACCCCCATCGGCGATTCGCTGCGCTTCGAGATCGCCGCGCCTCGGGATCTGGCGCCCTATATCGCCGCCAAGGGCTCGATCACGGTCAATGGCGTGTCCCTGACGGTCAATGAAGTGGTCGATCAGGCAGACGGCACCTGCCATTTCGCCTTGAACATCATCCCGCACACCGCCGCCGTGACGACCATCGGCGCGCTGGCTGTCGGGGATCAGGTGAATCTGGAGATCGATGTTTTGGCCCGGTATCTCAAGCGGATGCAGGCCTTGAAGGGGTAA
- a CDS encoding FeoA family protein: MDAVTTLPPVTLDNLPLETPARIVAVDWAALVAEEAQRLRALGIDVGARITVAHRGVWAGRDPLAIMVGRMTVALRRVHAKAMTVEAI, translated from the coding sequence ATGGATGCCGTCACGACTCTGCCGCCTGTCACGTTGGACAATCTGCCGCTGGAAACGCCGGCCCGCATCGTGGCTGTCGACTGGGCGGCGCTGGTGGCGGAAGAGGCGCAGCGCCTGCGGGCGCTGGGCATCGATGTGGGCGCGCGCATCACCGTGGCGCATCGCGGAGTCTGGGCCGGGCGCGATCCTCTGGCCATCATGGTCGGGCGCATGACGGTGGCCTTGCGCCGGGTCCATGCCAAAGCCATGACGGTTGAGGCGATCTGA
- the ribD gene encoding bifunctional diaminohydroxyphosphoribosylaminopyrimidine deaminase/5-amino-6-(5-phosphoribosylamino)uracil reductase RibD — MTPEGVKVEDRRWLTATARLAMRARPLCAPNPGVAALIVKNGRVIARGWTQPGGRPHAEAIALAAAGELARGATMFVTLEPCAHISARGPACADLVSASGLARVVVGCADPDPRTAGFGMERIRATGIAAELADSPESRASLEGYLMQRRHGRPHVTLKLATSLDGCIALASGESQWITGPEARAHTHAMRARADAILVGGGTYRADTPRLDVRLPGLEDRSPERWVLTHGAVAAGWNALPSPEAITGMAHVQNLFIEGGAGAASAFLRTNLVDRILLYRAPIVIGGGRPSIGDIGLTRLADAHDRWQFSSRRQLGKDTLDIYEANPCSPA, encoded by the coding sequence GTGACCCCTGAAGGCGTAAAGGTTGAGGACAGGCGCTGGCTGACCGCCACGGCAAGGCTGGCCATGCGCGCGCGGCCCTTGTGCGCGCCCAACCCCGGCGTGGCCGCGCTGATCGTCAAGAATGGCCGTGTGATCGCGCGGGGCTGGACCCAGCCCGGCGGGCGCCCTCATGCCGAAGCGATCGCGCTGGCCGCAGCCGGGGAACTGGCGCGCGGCGCCACGATGTTCGTCACGCTGGAACCCTGCGCTCACATATCGGCGCGCGGCCCGGCCTGCGCCGATCTGGTCTCCGCCTCGGGGCTGGCCCGTGTGGTGGTGGGCTGCGCCGATCCCGACCCGCGCACGGCAGGCTTTGGCATGGAGCGCATCCGTGCCACCGGAATCGCCGCCGAGCTGGCCGATTCGCCTGAATCGCGCGCCAGCCTCGAAGGCTATCTGATGCAGCGGCGCCATGGCCGCCCGCATGTGACGCTGAAGCTGGCCACTTCGCTCGACGGCTGCATCGCGCTGGCCAGCGGTGAATCGCAGTGGATCACCGGGCCCGAAGCCCGCGCCCATACCCACGCGATGCGCGCCCGCGCCGATGCGATTCTGGTGGGTGGCGGTACATACCGCGCCGATACGCCGCGTCTGGATGTGCGCCTGCCCGGCCTTGAGGACCGCAGCCCCGAGCGCTGGGTGCTGACCCATGGCGCGGTCGCGGCAGGCTGGAACGCTCTGCCCTCGCCCGAGGCCATCACCGGCATGGCCCATGTGCAGAACCTCTTCATCGAGGGCGGCGCGGGTGCCGCCAGCGCCTTCCTGCGCACCAATCTGGTGGACCGCATCCTGCTTTACCGCGCCCCCATCGTCATCGGCGGCGGGCGCCCCTCCATCGGCGACATAGGCCTCACCCGCCTTGCCGATGCCCACGACCGCTGGCAGTTTTCATCGCGTCGCCAACTCGGCAAAGACACGCTCGACATTTACGAGGCAAACCCATGTTCACCGGCATAG
- a CDS encoding COQ9 family protein, whose product MSATAKSDLPLDDLRLLLAPAIADAATFDGWSEVAVRAAAQQLGVNGDVAAYAFGEGPMAMIEALAASVDVAMAQALPPEVLATMKIRARIRALVAFRLEAQAGREEALRRALSIMAGPRHLAAAAKLGWRSADAMWRLAGDTAVDINHYTKRATLWGVYAATLAVWVDDHSEGKAETLAFLDRRIDGIMRFEKAKAQLFRADREHFSLVRLLGRLRYPAP is encoded by the coding sequence ATGAGCGCTACCGCCAAATCTGACCTGCCGCTCGACGATCTGCGGCTGCTGCTGGCCCCCGCCATCGCCGATGCCGCCACCTTCGACGGCTGGAGCGAGGTGGCGGTGCGCGCTGCCGCCCAGCAGCTTGGCGTGAACGGCGATGTCGCGGCCTATGCCTTTGGCGAAGGACCGATGGCGATGATCGAGGCGCTGGCCGCCTCGGTCGATGTGGCGATGGCGCAGGCGCTGCCGCCCGAGGTGCTGGCGACGATGAAGATCCGCGCGCGGATCCGCGCGCTGGTCGCCTTCCGCCTCGAGGCACAGGCGGGGCGCGAGGAAGCGCTGCGCCGCGCGCTCTCGATCATGGCCGGGCCGCGCCATCTGGCGGCGGCTGCCAAGCTGGGCTGGCGCAGTGCCGATGCCATGTGGCGTCTGGCGGGCGATACGGCGGTGGACATCAACCATTACACCAAGCGCGCCACGCTGTGGGGCGTCTATGCCGCGACTCTGGCGGTGTGGGTGGATGACCATAGCGAGGGCAAGGCCGAGACCTTGGCCTTCCTCGATCGCCGGATCGACGGCATCATGCGGTTCGAAAAGGCCAAGGCCCAACTGTTCCGCGCGGATCGTGAGCATTTCAGCCTGGTGCGCCTGCTGGGCCGCCTGCGTTATCCCGCGCCCTGA
- a CDS encoding SprT family zinc-dependent metalloprotease, translating to MAGLPDFLRHPFGKSAEREANVPPVIEIGGQQIPITIRRLAQSRRMVMRLAPDGSEIRISMPRWGRTAEALAFARSRAVWLETQLARHVPPAPLGDGSTLPFRGALLRVDHVVSAPRRPAVIESTLRLGGPAEGLDTRIRRWLQAEAKALFAQDLAFYCARAKVAIPTLALTNARSRWGSCSGKGIIRLNWRLIMAPDAVRRSVVAHEVAHLLHFDHSPRFHACLGKLFEGDIEEANRWLKPHGRGLYAILG from the coding sequence ATGGCCGGTCTGCCTGATTTCCTGCGCCACCCTTTCGGCAAAAGCGCCGAGCGGGAGGCCAATGTCCCGCCGGTGATCGAGATCGGCGGGCAGCAGATTCCCATCACCATCCGTCGTCTGGCCCAGTCCCGCCGCATGGTGATGCGCCTGGCCCCCGATGGCAGCGAGATCCGCATCTCCATGCCGCGCTGGGGCCGCACCGCCGAGGCTTTGGCCTTCGCCCGGAGCCGCGCGGTCTGGCTGGAAACGCAACTGGCGCGCCATGTTCCGCCCGCGCCGCTGGGCGATGGCTCCACCCTGCCCTTTCGCGGCGCGCTGCTGCGAGTCGATCATGTGGTTTCGGCGCCGCGCCGCCCTGCCGTGATCGAGAGCACGCTGCGCCTGGGCGGCCCCGCCGAGGGGCTCGACACCCGCATCCGCCGCTGGCTTCAGGCCGAGGCCAAGGCGCTCTTCGCTCAGGATCTGGCCTTTTACTGCGCGCGCGCCAAGGTGGCGATTCCCACCCTGGCGCTGACCAATGCGCGGTCGCGCTGGGGCAGTTGCTCGGGCAAGGGAATCATCAGGCTCAACTGGCGACTCATCATGGCGCCCGATGCCGTGCGGCGCAGCGTGGTCGCCCATGAGGTCGCCCATCTGCTGCATTTCGACCATTCGCCGCGCTTCCACGCCTGCCTCGGCAAGCTGTTCGAGGGTGACATCGAAGAGGCCAATCGCTGGTTGAAACCCCATGGGCGCGGGCTCTACGCCATCCTTGGCTGA
- a CDS encoding ankyrin repeat domain-containing protein → MARHALFGALALAMVAGGAQAQNFSKGYKFLESVRNNEMSDVNNTLSEPGNQIINTHDVSTGDTALHILVARRDTPWINYFLARGADPNAKNNKGETPLVTAANIGYGEGMELLLNSGARPDESNATGETPLISAVHRRDVAMVRLLLKAGANPDRSDSAGRTARDYAKIEDRSGNLTNEINTNAKTKANGGRSSYGPSL, encoded by the coding sequence ATGGCGCGACATGCCCTGTTTGGCGCTCTGGCGCTGGCGATGGTGGCAGGCGGGGCTCAGGCCCAGAATTTCTCCAAGGGTTACAAGTTCCTCGAATCGGTTCGTAACAATGAGATGAGCGATGTGAACAACACGCTCTCCGAGCCGGGCAACCAGATCATCAACACCCATGACGTTTCCACCGGCGACACCGCGCTGCACATTCTGGTGGCACGGCGCGACACGCCCTGGATCAACTATTTCCTGGCGCGCGGTGCCGATCCGAACGCCAAGAACAACAAGGGCGAGACGCCTTTGGTGACCGCCGCCAACATCGGTTATGGCGAAGGCATGGAACTGCTGCTCAATTCCGGCGCGCGCCCTGACGAGAGCAATGCGACCGGCGAAACCCCGCTGATCTCGGCGGTGCATCGCCGCGATGTGGCCATGGTGCGCCTGCTGCTGAAGGCCGGTGCCAACCCTGACCGTTCGGACAGCGCGGGCCGCACCGCGCGCGACTATGCCAAGATCGAGGATCGTTCGGGCAATCTGACCAACGAAATCAACACCAACGCCAAGACCAAGGCCAATGGCGGGCGTTCGTCTTACGGCCCCAGCCTGTGA
- a CDS encoding ferrous iron transporter B produces the protein MTPDATIDPVDTARPAVRLQRAALVGNPNAGKSALFNALTGARQKIANYPGVTVERKAGRLPLPTGETIELTDLPGSYGLNATSPDEEVTRRVILGELAGEAAPDVLIVVLDASNLEQHLVFAQEVIALGRPCVVALNMIDLAERDGLTLDPAALAQALGVPVIPTVAVRRRGLTELAEAIAEAHARVGNSPVHPRAHLDMAERRMEAHAIAGAAIISESAKHRLHSRLDQVLLHPWLGPVILFALLFVVFQAVFSWAKPFQDGLQSVVDLIVGFVKAEMPAGLLRDFITDGALKGVGAVVVFLPQIIILFFFILSLEASGYMARAAFLMDRLMAGVGLSGRSFIPLLSSFACAVPGIMATRSITDPKDRLTTILIAPLMTCSARLPVYGVIIAAVIPNTPMGPGGIIGLQGLVLFALYVAGIVGAMVVALLLRGTITKGQASGFIMEMPKYQMPRARDLALGLFQRAWIFLRRAGTIIFQVAVILWLLLNFPRAEPGKDQVDASFAGHIANGLAVVVKPIGFNRDIALALIPSMAAREVAVSSLATTYAVSSGDEANTDEALSAQLKKNWPLPTALAFLAWFVFAPQCMSTIAVTRRETNGWKWPSFMLGYLFALAYVFAGITYWTALAFGL, from the coding sequence ATGACGCCCGACGCGACGATCGATCCCGTGGACACTGCCCGCCCTGCCGTTCGCCTTCAGCGCGCCGCGCTGGTCGGCAACCCCAATGCGGGCAAGAGTGCGCTGTTCAACGCGCTGACCGGCGCGCGGCAGAAGATCGCCAACTATCCCGGCGTCACCGTGGAGCGCAAGGCGGGTCGCCTGCCGCTGCCGACGGGCGAGACCATCGAACTGACCGATCTGCCCGGCTCCTATGGGCTGAACGCTACCAGCCCCGATGAGGAGGTCACCCGCCGCGTCATTCTGGGCGAACTGGCCGGAGAGGCCGCGCCCGATGTGCTGATCGTCGTGCTCGATGCCAGCAATCTGGAGCAGCATCTGGTCTTCGCTCAGGAGGTGATCGCGCTGGGCCGCCCCTGCGTGGTGGCGCTCAACATGATCGATCTGGCCGAGCGCGACGGGCTGACGCTCGATCCTGCCGCTCTGGCACAGGCGCTGGGCGTGCCGGTGATCCCCACCGTGGCGGTGCGTCGCCGGGGCCTCACCGAACTGGCCGAGGCCATCGCCGAGGCGCATGCGCGCGTCGGCAACAGCCCGGTGCATCCCCGCGCCCATCTCGATATGGCTGAGCGCCGGATGGAGGCCCATGCCATCGCCGGTGCCGCCATCATTTCCGAAAGCGCCAAGCATCGCCTGCATTCGCGGCTGGATCAGGTGCTGCTGCATCCCTGGCTGGGCCCGGTGATCCTGTTCGCGCTGCTCTTTGTGGTGTTTCAGGCGGTGTTCTCCTGGGCCAAGCCGTTTCAGGACGGTTTGCAGAGCGTGGTCGATCTCATCGTCGGTTTTGTGAAGGCCGAGATGCCCGCCGGGTTGCTGCGCGACTTTATCACCGATGGCGCGCTCAAGGGCGTGGGCGCGGTGGTGGTGTTCCTGCCGCAGATCATCATCCTGTTCTTCTTCATCCTCAGCCTTGAGGCTTCGGGCTATATGGCGCGCGCCGCCTTCCTGATGGACCGGCTGATGGCGGGCGTGGGCCTGTCGGGTCGCAGCTTTATTCCGCTGCTGTCATCCTTTGCCTGCGCCGTGCCGGGGATCATGGCGACGCGCAGCATCACCGATCCCAAGGATCGCCTCACCACCATCCTCATCGCTCCGCTGATGACCTGCTCGGCGCGTCTGCCGGTCTATGGCGTGATCATCGCGGCGGTGATCCCCAACACGCCGATGGGGCCGGGCGGGATCATCGGCCTGCAGGGGCTGGTGCTGTTTGCGCTTTATGTCGCGGGGATCGTCGGGGCGATGGTGGTGGCGCTGCTGCTGCGCGGCACGATCACCAAGGGCCAAGCCAGCGGCTTTATCATGGAGATGCCCAAGTACCAGATGCCGCGCGCGCGCGATCTGGCCTTGGGCCTGTTCCAGCGCGCCTGGATCTTCCTGCGCCGTGCGGGCACGATCATCTTCCAGGTGGCGGTGATCCTGTGGCTGCTGCTCAACTTTCCCCGCGCCGAGCCGGGCAAGGATCAGGTCGATGCCTCTTTCGCGGGGCATATCGCCAATGGGCTGGCGGTGGTGGTCAAACCCATCGGCTTCAACCGCGATATCGCTCTGGCGCTGATCCCCTCGATGGCGGCGCGCGAGGTGGCGGTCTCCTCGCTGGCGACCACCTATGCCGTTTCCAGCGGCGACGAGGCCAACACCGACGAGGCTCTGTCCGCGCAGCTCAAAAAGAACTGGCCGCTGCCCACCGCGCTGGCCTTTCTGGCATGGTTCGTCTTCGCGCCGCAGTGCATGTCGACCATCGCTGTCACGCGCCGGGAAACCAATGGCTGGAAATGGCCCAGCTTCATGCTGGGCTACCTCTTCGCGTTGGCCTATGTCTTCGCGGGCATCACCTATTGGACGGCGCTGGCCTTCGGGCTTTGA
- a CDS encoding amino acid aminotransferase: MLTNLQQQPADALLALIKLHNADPRQDKIDLGVGVYRTDTGATPVFEAVKAAEKKLLEIQDSKAYLGPEGDMGFVHALMPYIFGKNDPSMGGRIDGMQAPGGTGAVRLAVALAKKAGIKRIWMGTPSWPNHAQIAADVGVEIKGYNHATKTGVADMQALRDAIAAAEPTDAIMLHGCCHNPTGIDYTNAEWDEIAGLIKAKGILPILDLAYQGLGQGMEEDAYGIRTVLAAVPEALIAYSCDKNFGYYRDRVGALYALAAQADQIGAILSNGSALARANWSMPPDHGGAVVRLILEDEALTASWLNELDVMRARMSEVRAKLGGAGTQGSVDFTPFGTQNGLFSIVPLNGEQVLAMREKHGVYMAGSGRINVAGLTMGNIDKFIAAVADVTA, from the coding sequence GCTGATCAAGCTCCATAATGCGGACCCCCGCCAGGACAAGATTGACCTGGGCGTGGGCGTCTACCGCACCGACACCGGCGCCACGCCCGTGTTCGAGGCGGTGAAGGCCGCCGAGAAAAAGCTGCTGGAGATTCAGGACTCCAAAGCCTACCTCGGCCCCGAGGGCGACATGGGCTTCGTCCATGCCCTGATGCCCTACATCTTCGGCAAGAACGATCCCAGCATGGGCGGCCGGATTGACGGCATGCAGGCCCCCGGCGGCACCGGTGCGGTGCGCCTCGCCGTGGCGCTGGCCAAGAAGGCCGGCATCAAGCGCATCTGGATGGGCACGCCGAGCTGGCCCAACCACGCCCAGATCGCCGCCGACGTCGGTGTCGAGATCAAGGGCTACAACCACGCCACCAAGACTGGCGTTGCCGACATGCAGGCCCTGCGCGACGCCATCGCCGCCGCCGAGCCGACCGATGCCATCATGCTGCATGGCTGCTGCCACAACCCCACCGGCATCGACTACACTAATGCCGAATGGGACGAGATCGCTGGCCTGATCAAGGCCAAGGGCATCCTCCCCATCCTCGATCTGGCCTATCAGGGCCTTGGTCAGGGCATGGAAGAGGACGCCTATGGCATCCGCACCGTGCTGGCCGCCGTGCCCGAAGCGCTGATCGCCTATAGCTGCGACAAGAACTTCGGCTACTACCGCGACCGCGTTGGCGCGCTCTATGCGCTGGCGGCTCAGGCTGACCAGATCGGCGCGATCCTGTCGAACGGCTCCGCGCTGGCCCGCGCCAACTGGTCGATGCCGCCCGATCACGGCGGCGCGGTGGTACGCCTGATCCTTGAGGACGAGGCACTGACCGCCTCGTGGCTGAACGAGCTGGACGTGATGCGCGCGCGCATGAGCGAAGTCCGCGCCAAGCTGGGCGGTGCGGGCACGCAGGGCTCGGTGGATTTCACCCCCTTCGGCACGCAGAACGGCCTGTTCTCGATCGTTCCGCTGAATGGCGAGCAGGTGCTGGCGATGCGCGAAAAGCACGGCGTCTATATGGCCGGCTCGGGCCGCATCAACGTGGCGGGGCTGACGATGGGCAACATCGACAAGTTCATCGCTGCGGTTGCGGATGTGACTGCCTAA
- a CDS encoding YcgN family cysteine cluster protein: MGEVKPFWEQPLSTLKRDEWEALCDGCGQCCLHKVEDDDTGDIYHTNVACKLLDLRSARCSDYKNRRNFVPDCVRLTPRLAHTLPWLPDSCAYRLRAEDLPLPEWHYLVCGDRDAVHRAGFSVIGKAISEEIAGPLHQHIIWEGEPMEIEVVEDEEDNGRSA, encoded by the coding sequence ATGGGTGAAGTAAAACCCTTCTGGGAGCAGCCGCTCTCCACGCTGAAGCGTGACGAATGGGAAGCCCTGTGTGACGGCTGCGGCCAGTGCTGCCTGCACAAGGTCGAGGATGACGACACCGGCGACATCTATCACACCAATGTCGCCTGCAAGCTGCTCGACCTGCGCAGCGCGCGCTGTTCGGATTACAAAAACCGTCGCAATTTCGTGCCAGACTGCGTGCGGCTGACCCCGCGCCTGGCCCATACGCTGCCCTGGCTGCCCGACAGCTGTGCCTATCGCCTGCGCGCAGAGGATCTGCCGCTGCCCGAATGGCACTATCTGGTCTGCGGCGATCGGGATGCGGTGCATCGCGCGGGCTTTTCCGTGATCGGCAAGGCGATCAGCGAGGAGATTGCCGGGCCGCTGCACCAGCATATCATCTGGGAAGGCGAACCGATGGAGATCGAAGTGGTCGAGGATGAGGAGGATAATGGCCGGTCTGCCTGA
- a CDS encoding SCO family protein — translation MLSLAACGPSGTQAGKPPLADAQVGGPFTLVDKNNKQVRWSDFDGRYRIVYFGYTYCPDACPTDMAVIGHALDQLEKSHPALTPRVVPIFITVDPERDTPQIVGQFAAAFSPRVVGLTGPKAEIDKAAQEFAVYHARGASTPGGGYLIDHSRTVLLMGPKGEPVAILPADKGPDSMAAEIVKWVK, via the coding sequence ATGCTCTCACTTGCTGCCTGCGGGCCAAGCGGAACACAGGCCGGCAAGCCACCGCTGGCCGATGCCCAGGTGGGCGGGCCTTTCACGCTGGTGGACAAGAACAACAAACAGGTGCGCTGGTCCGATTTCGACGGGCGCTATCGCATCGTCTATTTCGGCTACACCTACTGCCCCGATGCCTGCCCCACCGACATGGCGGTGATCGGCCATGCGCTGGACCAGCTTGAAAAGAGCCATCCCGCGCTCACGCCGCGCGTGGTGCCGATCTTCATCACCGTCGATCCCGAGCGCGATACACCGCAGATCGTCGGCCAGTTCGCCGCCGCCTTCTCGCCGCGCGTGGTGGGCCTGACCGGGCCGAAGGCCGAGATCGACAAGGCCGCTCAGGAATTTGCCGTCTATCACGCCCGCGGCGCCTCGACGCCGGGCGGAGGCTATCTGATCGACCACAGCCGCACCGTGCTGCTGATGGGGCCCAAGGGCGAGCCCGTCGCCATCCTGCCCGCCGACAAGGGCCCCGACTCCATGGCCGCCGAGATCGTGAAATGGGTGAAGTAA